From a single Cherax quadricarinatus isolate ZL_2023a chromosome 7, ASM3850222v1, whole genome shotgun sequence genomic region:
- the LOC128686810 gene encoding uncharacterized protein isoform X2, whose product MSSYEAYEATTFPWGPSIYLLSFLSIVISFCSPYWLANDGELEDGHFLNTGLWEVCFTNYHDYTYRYDRIYDGCYWTLDEEMHVIADQLRRPFFVTVQVFFTFCFTLSLIGAALTGILVLCPGEEFERAVLKIAYIDLFISWVFGFIAVIIFGAMGDNRDWMPHWDHNHLSWSFGLAVVGVVAEFVAAVLFWVEYRIQKRKESYRQSHGVFTLEGTKT is encoded by the exons ATGAGTTCTTACGAGGCATACGAGGCTACAACCTTCCCATGGGGACCTTCAATATATCTGTTATCCTTCCTATCCATTGTGATATCTTTCTGTTCGCCTTACTGGCTGGCCAATGATGGTGAACTAGAGGATGGACATTTCCTGAACACAG GCTTGTGGGAAGTGTGCTTCACTAATTATCACGACTACACCTACCGCTACGATAGGATCTACGATGGCTGCTACTGGACACTTGACGAGGAGATGCACGTCATAGCAGACCAGCTTAGACGAC CATTCTTCGTGACAGTGCAGGTTTTCTTCACCTTCTGCTTCACACTGTCACTGATTGGGGCAGCCCTTACTGGCATCTTGGTCCTATGTCCTGGTGAAGAATTCGAGAGAGCCGTCCTTAAGATTGCCTATATTGATCTCTTTATCTCCT GGGTGTTTGGGTTTATTGCTGTCATCATCTTTGGGGCAATGGGTGACAATCGGGATTGGATGCCACATTGGGATCATAACCACCTCTCATGGTCCTTCGGTCTTG ctgtggtgggtgtagtagcagagtttgttgcagcagtactgtTCTGGGTGGAGTATCGCATCCAGAAACGCAAGGAGTCCTACCGACAGAGTCATGGAGTCTTCACACTTGAAGGAACCAAAACATAA
- the LOC128686810 gene encoding uncharacterized protein isoform X1 codes for MVVPPRERRTTAGWWAIAFHVLAFLLITIGMFTTYWLQAEKKAYGTSMDRIGLWTQCFRSFTVEKDVYRERFFVGCRWLFDPFTTGYEDVREMLQRPFFVTVQVFFTFCFTLSLIGAALTGILVLCPGEEFERAVLKIAYIDLFISWVFGFIAVIIFGAMGDNRDWMPHWDHNHLSWSFGLAVVGVVAEFVAAVLFWVEYRIQKRKESYRQSHGVFTLEGTKT; via the exons ATGGTGGTGCCCCCAAGAGAAAGACGGACCACGGCTGGCTGGTGGGCCATAGCTTTCCACGTACTGGCTTTCCTGCTAATAACCATCGGAATGTTTACCACATATTGGCTGCAGGCCGAAAAGAAGGCCTACGGTACCTCCATGGACAGGATAGGGCTGTGGACGCAGTGCTTCCGCAGTTTCACTGTAGAGAAGGACGTGTACCGTGAAAGGTTCTTTGTGGGGTGTCGGTGGCTCTTTGATCCCTTCACTACAGGATACGAGGATGTCAGGGAGATGTTACAGAGGC CATTCTTCGTGACAGTGCAGGTTTTCTTCACCTTCTGCTTCACACTGTCACTGATTGGGGCAGCCCTTACTGGCATCTTGGTCCTATGTCCTGGTGAAGAATTCGAGAGAGCCGTCCTTAAGATTGCCTATATTGATCTCTTTATCTCCT GGGTGTTTGGGTTTATTGCTGTCATCATCTTTGGGGCAATGGGTGACAATCGGGATTGGATGCCACATTGGGATCATAACCACCTCTCATGGTCCTTCGGTCTTG ctgtggtgggtgtagtagcagagtttgttgcagcagtactgtTCTGGGTGGAGTATCGCATCCAGAAACGCAAGGAGTCCTACCGACAGAGTCATGGAGTCTTCACACTTGAAGGAACCAAAACATAA